A genomic window from Macaca mulatta isolate MMU2019108-1 chromosome 19, T2T-MMU8v2.0, whole genome shotgun sequence includes:
- the LOC719667 gene encoding sialic acid-binding Ig-like lectin 13, with product MLLLLLPLLWAGALALEGLFHLEVPESVMVQEGLCVLVPCTFFHPRYPFSRNDRDHGYWFREGDNPLRDAPVATNDPAREVREETRGRFRLLGNPREKNCSLSIRDARRRDSGLYFFRMEEGWMKYNYKSPPLSVHVTALTHRPHILIPGALKSGRPRNLTCSVPWACEQGTPPIFSWIGTSVSPLSPTTALSSVATLIPQPQDHGSRLTCQVTLPGAGVTTTRTVQLNVSYPPQNLTLTVFQGDGTASTTLRNGSSLQVLEGQSLHLLCAVDSNPPAGLSWAQENLILSPSQPNSGMLELPQIHLRNEGEFTCQAQNPLGSQQVSLRLFVQRKSGPMAEVVLVAIGEAAVKILLLVLCLIVLRVKSHRRKAAKAATGVEAA from the exons atgctgctgctgctgctgcccctgcTGTGGGCAG GGGCCCTGGCTCTGGAGGGCTTATTCCATCTGGAGGTGCCGGAGTCGGTGATGGTGCAGGAGGGTCTGTGCGTCCTCGTGCCCTGCACTTTCTTCCATCCGAGGTACCCCTTCAGCAGGAATGACCGTGATCATGGCTACTGGTTCCGGGAAGGAGACAATCCTTTACGGGATGCTCCAGTGGCCACAAACGATCCTGCTCGAGAAGTGCGGGAGGAGACCCGGGGTCGATTCCGCCTCCTGGGTAATCCCAGGGAGAAAAACTGCTCCCTGAGCATCAGAGACGCCAGGAGGAGGGACAGTGGTTTGTACTTCTTTCGTATGGAGGAAGGATGGATGAAATATAATTACAAAAGTCCCCCGTTGTCTGTGCATGTGACAG CCCTGACCCACAGGCCGCAcatcctcatcccaggggccctGAAGTCCGGCCGCCCCAGGAACCTGACCTGCTCTGTGCCCTGGGCCTGTGAGCAGGGGACACCCCCCATCTTCTCCTGGATTGGGACCTCTGTATCCCCGCTGAGCCCCACCACAGCCCTCTCCTCGGTGGCCACCCTCATCCCACAGCCCCAGGACCACGGCAGCAGACTCACCTGTCAGGTGACCTTGCCCGGGGCCGGTGTAACCACAACCAGGACCGTCCAACTTAACGTATCCT ACCCTCCTCAGAACTTGACCTTGACTGTCTTCCAAGGAGATGGCACAG CATCCACAACCCTGAGAAATGGATCATCTCTTCAGGTCCTGGAAGGACAGTCTCTACACCTGCTCTGTGCTGTTGATAGCAATCCTCCtgctgggctgagctgggcccAGGAGAACCTGATCCTGAGCCCCTCACAGCCCAACTCCGGGATGCTGGAGCTGCCTCAAATACACCTCAGGAATGAAGGAGAATTCACCTGCCAAGCTCAGAACCCCCTGGGTTCCCAGCAGGTCTCCCTGAGGCTGTTTGTGCAGA GGAAATCAGGGCCCATGGCAGAGGTGGTTCTGGTGGCCATCGGGGAGGCTGCTGTAAAGATCCTGCTTCTCGTCCTCTGTCTCATCGTCCTCAG AGTGAAGTCCCACCGGAGGAAGGCAGCAAAGGCAGCTACAGGTGTGGAGGCTGCATAG
- the LOC144337273 gene encoding uncharacterized protein LOC144337273 isoform X2 yields MDSVSAEACALLGDEPCHSQRHEAHIVGDPGDGKSGPICVRLRPKDKTSGTSSSCTSSFSDSFPLGGGVPRDAVKTPISAMPGTGKGPTWSMLT; encoded by the exons ATGGACTCGGTCTCTGCAGAAGCGTGTGCACTATTAGGAGATGAACCGTGTCACAGCCAGAGGCACGAAGCTCATATTGTCGGTGATCCAGGAGAC GGCAAATCGGGCCCCATATGTGTCCGCCTCAGACCCAAGGACAAGACCAGCGGGACAAGCAG CTCCTGCACTTCCAGCTTCTCAGATTCCTTCCCTCTGGGCGGTGGAGTCCCCAGAGATGCTGTAAAGACGCCCATCTCAGCAATGCCGGGGACAGGAAAAGGACCAACCT ggtcAATGCTCACATGA